From a single Pseudobutyrivibrio xylanivorans genomic region:
- a CDS encoding NAD-dependent 4,6-dehydratase LegB: MSKVLVTGSDGFIGSHLVEELVKKGYEVKAFVYYNSFNNWGWLDTLDKSIMDHVEVFAGDVRDPNGVREAMKGCDAVFHLAALIAIPFSYHSPDAYVDTNIKGTLNILQAARDLGTKRVLVTSTSEVYGTAQYVPIDEKHPYQGQSPYSATKIGADRLAESFYRSFDLPVTIVRPFNTFGPRQSARAVIPTIITQLLAGKEEIKLGSLTPTRDFNYVKDTAAGFIAMYESDKTIGQEINIATQKEISIGQLAEELIRQINPNAKIICDEDRLRPEKSEVNRLLGSNQKILQLTDWKPQYTFEQGLAETIEFLRNNLDKYKVDIYNI, encoded by the coding sequence ATGAGTAAGGTTTTAGTTACAGGATCTGATGGATTCATTGGTTCACATTTAGTAGAGGAGTTGGTAAAGAAGGGCTATGAAGTAAAGGCTTTTGTTTACTACAATTCGTTTAATAACTGGGGATGGCTTGATACTCTTGATAAGAGCATCATGGATCATGTAGAGGTATTTGCAGGTGATGTCCGTGACCCTAACGGTGTTCGCGAGGCTATGAAGGGCTGCGATGCAGTATTCCATCTTGCAGCACTTATCGCTATTCCATTCTCATATCACAGCCCAGATGCATATGTAGATACAAACATCAAGGGAACTCTTAACATCCTTCAGGCTGCAAGAGACCTTGGTACAAAGCGTGTTCTTGTTACATCTACATCAGAGGTTTATGGAACAGCTCAGTATGTACCTATCGATGAGAAGCACCCATATCAGGGCCAGTCACCATACTCTGCTACAAAGATTGGTGCAGACAGACTTGCAGAGTCATTCTACCGTTCATTCGATTTACCTGTTACAATTGTGCGTCCATTTAATACATTCGGTCCACGTCAGTCAGCTCGTGCTGTTATTCCTACAATCATCACACAGCTTCTTGCAGGTAAGGAAGAAATCAAGCTTGGTTCACTTACACCAACACGTGATTTCAATTATGTAAAGGATACAGCTGCTGGTTTCATCGCTATGTATGAAAGCGACAAGACTATCGGTCAGGAAATCAACATTGCTACTCAGAAGGAAATCTCTATCGGACAGCTTGCTGAAGAGCTTATCCGTCAGATTAATCCAAATGCAAAGATTATCTGCGATGAGGATAGACTTCGTCCAGAGAAGTCTGAGGTTAATCGTCTCCTTGGTTCTAACCAGAAGATTCTTCAGCTCACAGACTGGAAGCCACAGTACACCTTCGAGCAGGGCCTTGCCGAGACAATTGAGTTCCTTCGTAATAACTTAGATAAATACAAAGTAGATATTTACAATATTTAA
- a CDS encoding PIG-L deacetylase family protein: MNILVISPHPDDETLGAGGTLLKLKAQGHHIFWLNITNMKTEYGYTEERVAERNAEIEIVRKAYGFEALYNLELEPAGVDKYDLGDLIPILKNVLEEVKPDVLFVPYKHDVHSDHRVIYEAIYSCTKAFRAPYLKNVLCMEIISETDQADRENGFVPNVFFDVTDYIDKKIEIMKTYKSEIDEPPFPRNEDAIRGMAAYRGATSHYKYAESFYLVKSRMD; the protein is encoded by the coding sequence ATGAATATACTTGTTATTTCGCCACATCCAGATGATGAAACACTTGGAGCAGGTGGAACACTTTTAAAGTTAAAGGCTCAGGGCCATCATATTTTTTGGCTTAATATAACAAATATGAAGACTGAATATGGCTACACCGAAGAGCGTGTCGCCGAGCGAAATGCTGAAATTGAGATTGTAAGAAAAGCATACGGATTTGAGGCACTTTATAATCTTGAGCTTGAGCCAGCCGGAGTTGATAAATACGATTTGGGTGACCTAATTCCAATTCTTAAGAATGTTTTGGAAGAGGTAAAGCCTGATGTACTATTTGTGCCTTACAAGCATGATGTTCATTCGGATCATCGTGTGATTTACGAGGCTATTTATTCCTGCACAAAGGCCTTCAGGGCTCCATACCTGAAGAATGTGCTATGTATGGAGATTATTTCTGAGACAGATCAGGCAGACCGTGAAAATGGATTTGTTCCAAATGTTTTCTTTGATGTAACGGATTACATCGACAAGAAAATTGAGATTATGAAGACTTATAAAAGCGAAATTGATGAGCCACCATTTCCTAGAAATGAAGATGCAATCAGAGGGATGGCTGCCTATCGTGGAGCAACTTCACACTATAAATATGCCGAAAGCTTTTATTTGGTAAAAAGCCGAATGGATTAG
- a CDS encoding formyltransferase family protein, which translates to MKSTIFIGCVESSYTLLEAMLENGYIVDGIITMESSAINADFRSLVPLAEKYGIDCICTKNINDEETVGFVRDKAPEVIYCFGWSRLIGKELLSIPKYGVIGFHPAAIPFNKGRHPIIWALVLGLEKTASSFFVMDEGADTGDIISQKEIIIDETDDAQSLYDKILETAKVQVLEFTKQFAEDSVVRHPQDLNAGNTWRKRGRLDGQIDFRMSCKAIYNLVRGLSHPYPGAHIAVGERDVKVWKCEYIISDEFTNLEPGKVLEVNSPTDYVVKAYDGTIHVLDGDPMDIKEGDYL; encoded by the coding sequence TTGAAATCGACTATTTTTATAGGCTGTGTGGAGAGTTCTTATACTCTCCTAGAGGCAATGCTTGAAAATGGATATATCGTGGACGGAATCATTACCATGGAAAGCTCGGCAATTAATGCGGATTTCAGGTCGCTGGTACCACTAGCGGAAAAATATGGTATTGATTGTATCTGTACGAAAAATATAAATGATGAAGAAACTGTAGGCTTTGTTCGTGACAAGGCACCAGAGGTTATCTACTGCTTTGGTTGGTCAAGGCTTATAGGCAAGGAATTACTTAGTATTCCGAAGTATGGTGTGATTGGATTCCACCCAGCGGCCATCCCTTTCAACAAGGGCAGACATCCAATTATTTGGGCACTGGTGCTTGGGCTTGAGAAGACAGCTTCATCATTCTTTGTAATGGATGAGGGAGCCGATACTGGTGATATTATCAGTCAGAAGGAAATCATTATTGATGAGACTGATGATGCCCAGAGCCTTTACGATAAAATTCTTGAGACTGCGAAGGTGCAGGTTCTCGAATTTACAAAGCAGTTTGCGGAGGATTCAGTGGTTAGACATCCGCAGGATCTAAATGCCGGAAATACATGGCGCAAGCGCGGTAGACTAGATGGGCAGATTGATTTTAGAATGTCCTGCAAGGCAATTTATAATCTGGTTCGAGGTCTTAGTCATCCTTATCCTGGTGCGCATATTGCAGTTGGAGAAAGAGATGTGAAGGTTTGGAAGTGTGAGTACATTATTTCCGATGAATTCACAAATCTTGAGCCAGGAAAGGTTCTAGAGGTTAATTCACCAACAGACTATGTTGTGAAAGCTTACGATGGCACCATTCATGTTCTTGATGGTGATCCAATGGATATAAAAGAAGGAGATTATCTCTAA
- a CDS encoding oligosaccharide flippase family protein, whose protein sequence is MNYAQFGVLNAYNRDYPQALGRKDFDAARKMKNSAMTFMLMVYALIFTVFEAWVLLRYHGVIGVDQEKTYYAFGYALCPIMILLKSFDDMSNATVRMNGKYNKSAIIGFVRTVLALGIGILILNIAGYYGLYAMTMSSAILGIVLFHKDSMKGARLEFDFSYMKLMVLGGLPLLINSLIWTIVQNVDKHVILTFMDTDALGVYTVPTMGFTTMVLVPQTISQVFYIKISHLYGAHQDEKELLDKAGYFTSITALISGAACLFVFYVMPIFVRFFMPAYTDGTVATQILVIGVAIYATTMIYGNIFSVLKLNKSLIANSVALCIFNIIFSSALVVFVEKSINMVAIGTGLSYALYSLLLIVKLSRRFKYSFGKLLIKSWGPAMGLIIPGLLVYLLVM, encoded by the coding sequence ATGAACTATGCGCAGTTTGGTGTGCTTAATGCATACAACAGGGACTATCCACAGGCTTTGGGCCGCAAGGATTTTGATGCAGCTAGAAAGATGAAGAATTCAGCCATGACTTTTATGCTCATGGTTTACGCATTGATATTCACAGTATTTGAGGCATGGGTATTGCTCCGATATCATGGAGTAATAGGTGTTGATCAGGAAAAAACGTACTATGCGTTTGGTTATGCCCTTTGCCCAATAATGATTCTACTGAAAAGCTTCGATGATATGTCAAACGCCACAGTGCGAATGAATGGTAAATATAACAAATCAGCCATAATTGGTTTTGTACGTACTGTTTTAGCTCTTGGAATAGGTATTTTAATCCTCAACATAGCAGGCTACTATGGACTTTATGCTATGACAATGTCTTCAGCAATTCTTGGAATTGTCCTTTTTCATAAGGATTCTATGAAGGGGGCAAGGCTTGAATTTGATTTTTCATATATGAAGCTGATGGTTCTTGGCGGACTTCCTCTACTTATAAACAGTTTGATTTGGACCATAGTTCAAAATGTAGACAAGCATGTTATTTTAACATTTATGGATACAGATGCCTTGGGAGTTTATACCGTTCCAACTATGGGCTTTACCACAATGGTATTGGTACCACAGACGATTTCCCAGGTATTTTATATAAAGATTTCTCATCTGTATGGAGCTCACCAGGATGAGAAGGAACTATTGGACAAGGCAGGATATTTCACCAGCATCACAGCTTTGATTTCCGGAGCAGCATGTCTGTTTGTATTCTATGTAATGCCAATTTTTGTACGGTTCTTCATGCCTGCATATACAGATGGAACAGTAGCTACGCAGATACTTGTCATTGGCGTTGCAATTTATGCCACTACAATGATTTACGGTAATATTTTCAGTGTTTTGAAATTGAATAAATCATTGATAGCCAATTCGGTGGCACTTTGCATTTTCAATATTATTTTTTCAAGCGCCCTTGTTGTGTTTGTAGAAAAAAGCATCAATATGGTTGCTATTGGAACAGGATTATCCTATGCTTTATATTCGTTGCTTTTGATTGTAAAGCTTTCAAGAAGGTTTAAATATTCATTTGGAAAGCTGCTTATAAAGAGCTGGGGACCAGCAATGGGACTGATAATTCCGGGACTTTTGGTTTATTTGTTAGTGATGTAG
- a CDS encoding glycosyltransferase family 4 protein, protein MVVLHVSKSNTYSGMENVAINIMKSMPDEIRCVYLTATGSVETKLLEQNIEYIGMEKVDEKAIKEVIDQVKPDIIHAYEYDCSLMCTKVTDEIPIISHLYSIPNWVRKIGPKSVIYGGACKNFVKIIIPDKNVEEKAWFKDKMEGKTVVLGIPFNAVSVFEKGYVAGTEMTKEKLNGFKSDLLFVGYLKDDKNPYEFIKLVAEIKKNRPDIKAIMVGGGDLGSECLKLIGKLDLTNNIKMVGMQYNPYIYMNQTKILVVPSKFEGFGMAALEAMAFGKPVLGSKVGGLNVTVDDGCGKICGNDKKPIDREAFISNINELLDNSEIYRMKSEGARRRAKELNNFDTYMEEVVKIYEDIYNTAKQA, encoded by the coding sequence ATGGTAGTCCTACATGTATCAAAGTCTAATACATATTCTGGTATGGAAAATGTTGCTATCAACATTATGAAATCTATGCCGGATGAAATTCGCTGTGTTTACCTCACAGCAACTGGTTCAGTGGAAACGAAACTACTGGAGCAGAACATCGAATACATCGGTATGGAAAAGGTTGATGAGAAGGCCATCAAGGAAGTTATCGACCAGGTGAAGCCAGATATCATCCATGCCTATGAGTATGATTGTAGCTTAATGTGTACAAAAGTTACTGATGAGATTCCAATTATCAGTCATCTTTACTCGATTCCGAATTGGGTCAGAAAAATAGGACCAAAATCCGTCATTTACGGCGGAGCATGCAAGAATTTTGTCAAAATCATCATTCCTGACAAAAATGTCGAGGAAAAAGCATGGTTTAAGGACAAAATGGAGGGCAAAACAGTTGTCCTTGGAATACCATTTAATGCGGTCAGCGTATTTGAAAAAGGGTACGTTGCCGGAACTGAAATGACTAAAGAAAAGCTTAACGGCTTTAAATCAGACTTATTATTTGTCGGCTATCTGAAGGATGATAAGAATCCTTACGAGTTTATCAAGCTAGTGGCCGAGATTAAGAAAAATCGCCCAGATATCAAAGCAATAATGGTTGGAGGCGGTGATTTAGGCAGTGAGTGCTTGAAACTTATAGGAAAGTTGGATTTGACCAACAATATCAAAATGGTTGGAATGCAGTATAATCCATATATTTACATGAATCAGACTAAGATTCTTGTGGTTCCATCAAAATTCGAAGGCTTTGGAATGGCGGCACTGGAGGCTATGGCTTTTGGAAAGCCAGTGCTTGGCAGCAAAGTAGGCGGATTAAATGTGACTGTGGATGATGGCTGCGGAAAGATTTGCGGAAATGACAAAAAGCCAATCGATAGAGAAGCTTTTATTTCAAATATAAATGAACTCTTGGATAACAGCGAGATATATCGTATGAAGTCCGAAGGGGCGAGAAGACGTGCCAAGGAATTAAATAACTTTGACACATACATGGAAGAAGTAGTTAAAATTTATGAGGATATTTACAACACTGCTAAACAAGCTTAA
- a CDS encoding glycosyltransferase, whose translation MKKALIHAHTAYMVTQFNMDNIRILQSLGYVVDVACCWQDDDSAVSPEALLQRRKQLDGLGCGIFETASLRKILNLPELVTAYHQLKNVVETNRYEIVHTQSPIGGVICRLACRKARKIYGTRVIYAAHGFHFFKGASRFNWIFFYTAEKFCSKYTDLLITINKEDYENGKRLKAKDVAYVPGAGVDTHKFVASHDARERIREELEIDEDTIVLLSVGELIPRKNHEEVFKALKMMKDNGILASPDSDERVQPKYKLKYLVAGRGKMRADLEDMIDALGLNDYVEMLGFRNDVANILAASDIYVFPSHQEGLPVALMEAMSVGMPVVCSRIRGNVDLIEEGVGGYFFDSKDASSLVTALRKALADNAGRRAEMGAINVETMKGFDKSRVNEVMKDIYSKV comes from the coding sequence ATGAAAAAAGCTTTAATACATGCCCATACTGCATATATGGTCACACAATTTAATATGGACAATATCAGAATTCTTCAAAGTCTTGGCTATGTTGTAGATGTAGCATGTTGTTGGCAGGATGATGATAGTGCGGTAAGTCCTGAGGCACTGCTTCAGCGAAGAAAGCAGTTGGATGGCTTAGGTTGTGGGATATTTGAGACTGCCAGTCTCCGAAAGATTTTGAATTTACCCGAGTTGGTGACAGCATATCACCAGCTTAAGAATGTAGTAGAAACCAACAGATATGAGATAGTTCATACTCAGTCACCTATCGGAGGCGTTATCTGTCGACTGGCTTGTCGTAAGGCAAGAAAGATATACGGAACAAGGGTTATCTACGCAGCTCATGGTTTTCACTTTTTTAAGGGAGCGTCTCGTTTCAACTGGATATTCTTTTACACAGCGGAAAAGTTCTGTAGCAAGTATACCGACCTGTTGATAACTATCAACAAAGAAGATTATGAAAATGGAAAACGGTTGAAAGCCAAGGATGTTGCTTACGTTCCAGGTGCAGGTGTAGATACCCACAAGTTTGTAGCTAGCCACGATGCCAGAGAACGAATCAGAGAGGAGCTAGAGATAGACGAAGATACTATCGTGCTACTATCTGTTGGTGAGCTTATTCCAAGAAAGAATCATGAAGAGGTATTTAAAGCTCTTAAAATGATGAAGGACAATGGAATACTTGCATCTCCTGATAGTGATGAACGTGTTCAGCCGAAGTACAAGCTAAAATATCTTGTGGCTGGTCGTGGTAAGATGAGAGCTGATTTAGAAGATATGATTGATGCTCTTGGCCTTAATGATTACGTGGAGATGTTAGGATTCAGAAATGATGTAGCAAACATCCTCGCAGCCAGCGATATCTACGTATTTCCTTCTCATCAGGAGGGCTTGCCTGTGGCACTTATGGAGGCAATGTCTGTTGGAATGCCTGTTGTCTGTAGCCGAATCCGCGGAAATGTGGATTTGATTGAGGAAGGTGTTGGAGGATATTTCTTTGACTCCAAGGATGCTTCGTCTCTTGTTACAGCTTTAAGAAAAGCACTTGCTGACAATGCAGGCCGACGAGCAGAAATGGGAGCTATAAATGTTGAAACAATGAAAGGCTTCGACAAATCCCGCGTAAACGAGGTAATGAAGGACATTTACAGTAAGGTTTAG
- a CDS encoding exopolysaccharide biosynthesis polyprenyl glycosylphosphotransferase, translating into MDKKNTNNVETNKKIFRFFSSVVLVAVLAALFGVMWYMRLQMLMTQRFLSIGNYLMIGLYAVLTILVINTFKGFAIGSGRISILTMSQAIAMGLVNAMEFFIVILMTRIKSLMWMTLAYIIVLTVVDCVAVLAVTFISTKVYRMIFPPFTILNIFGQYENDLVIKMNRRADKYRITGEMSCREPLEKITKELENYDAVLINDVPSEIRNDIVKACFATDKRVYFTPKISDILIKGSEEVNLFDTPLYLCKNVGMDGISSAIKRAGDILFSGIGIILTSPIMIVTAILIHAYDGGPALYKQTRCTIGGKDYKIMKFRSMIQDAEKDGKARLASQNDDRITPIGHFIRATRIDELPQFFNILKGDMSIVGPRPERPEIIAEYVKEVPEFAFRTHVKAGLTGYAQVYGKYNTTSYDKLKLDMIYCEKCSVLLDIQLILMTLRVIFTRDATEGVEEGAINANVHNK; encoded by the coding sequence ATGGATAAGAAAAATACAAATAACGTAGAAACTAATAAAAAAATATTTCGCTTTTTTAGTAGCGTGGTTTTAGTCGCTGTACTGGCCGCGCTATTTGGCGTTATGTGGTATATGCGATTGCAGATGCTGATGACACAGCGTTTCTTAAGCATTGGTAACTATTTGATGATTGGATTGTATGCTGTGCTTACAATTCTTGTAATCAATACATTCAAAGGATTTGCGATTGGAAGTGGTAGAATTTCTATCCTGACCATGTCACAGGCCATTGCCATGGGACTGGTTAATGCAATGGAATTCTTCATAGTAATTTTGATGACAAGAATTAAGTCATTGATGTGGATGACACTTGCCTACATCATTGTGCTTACAGTTGTGGATTGTGTTGCGGTACTTGCGGTAACCTTCATAAGTACCAAGGTATACCGAATGATTTTCCCTCCATTCACAATACTGAATATTTTTGGTCAATATGAAAATGATCTTGTTATCAAGATGAATCGTCGTGCAGACAAGTATCGTATTACTGGAGAGATGAGCTGCAGAGAGCCACTTGAAAAGATTACAAAAGAGCTTGAGAATTACGATGCAGTTCTTATCAACGATGTACCATCAGAAATTCGAAATGATATTGTAAAGGCTTGCTTTGCAACTGATAAGCGAGTTTATTTTACACCAAAGATTTCGGATATTCTTATTAAGGGGTCTGAGGAGGTTAATCTTTTTGATACACCTCTTTACCTGTGCAAGAATGTCGGAATGGATGGTATTTCTTCTGCAATCAAACGTGCTGGAGATATTTTGTTTTCAGGAATCGGAATCATTCTCACATCTCCTATTATGATTGTGACAGCTATACTTATCCACGCATATGATGGCGGACCAGCACTTTATAAACAGACACGTTGTACAATCGGCGGAAAAGATTATAAAATCATGAAGTTCCGCTCTATGATTCAGGACGCAGAGAAGGATGGTAAGGCGCGTCTTGCCAGCCAGAATGATGATAGAATTACACCTATTGGTCATTTTATCAGAGCGACAAGAATTGACGAGCTTCCACAGTTCTTCAACATTCTCAAAGGCGATATGTCAATTGTCGGTCCACGTCCAGAGCGTCCAGAGATTATTGCTGAGTATGTAAAGGAAGTTCCAGAGTTTGCTTTCCGTACCCACGTGAAGGCAGGTCTTACAGGTTACGCTCAGGTATACGGAAAGTACAATACAACAAGCTATGACAAGCTTAAGCTGGATATGATATATTGTGAGAAGTGTTCTGTACTTCTTGATATTCAACTAATACTTATGACTCTAAGAGTTATTTTTACAAGGGATGCAACAGAGGGTGTCGAAGAAGGCGCCATCAATGCTAATGTACATAATAAATAG
- a CDS encoding glycoside hydrolase family 25 protein, translating to MRGFFAGLKFLWRKHTAVRIVAAGVLGTATLGAAGAGIYTLMHDDIPQEEEVVVEEVEVEEEAAAEDVYIPEFKKIVLTSESLEKDLTIYISDEEDNAITGVPFSVKLLSEEKAKDLQSYIDKIDEINTEISEMSGESAQQGTLLETLQNRNVDITVTDENGEVVEKQKSKIKDDPLYQLYLDKEEAIQSFGMALKDADGKVYTDDDEDGIIAEKELEPGDYVACVMYDFDNQPLYDSTSLATQVNVKKKVEYKVQKEITKQIKKDVAAEDNQPKEVTPVEETLKDTQEYVPSSKAENGSAVKSISGADITAPKSTASASKATKKDGAKTSVTHEVKVAAKEHKITVKDIYYDEAATSVTKEETRSSEVKAVGVAYEYAPQTIDGYECIEKINEKGTVADKDIEVVFKYKKVKTAAEKKAEEEKKKQEEEEKKKAEEEKNKPTPSPSPSPSATPTPEATPEPTPTPEPTATPTPTPTPTDEPTPTPGEGDSAKLKGRGGHAVNTSIQFVAARIKKYAAATTNTEKATLDMSYSGGTFTISASENVSAVKVNGTDVAISGGKGTFTATKDGDYKLTGLATFSDGYQDGGLVVVYTVSGYGSASTDQLKDKEGNALFLDEGLTKPATVADYGKDKKYYYRSSTFAYYGWQTLDGASYYFDKNGNKVTGEQVIQGVKYNFGPDGALLVKGNGIDVSKYQGNIDWNAAKSAVSFAIIRCGYRGQNDGQLHEDPYFYKNMKGAKAAGVATGIYIFSRALNEAEAVQEASMAVAMANKAGGCAYPIYIDMEDTTRGQHNLSNAQRVAIVNAFVSTVQSSGYKAGLYCSKNWMTKRMDAGSISGSCYIWIAQYNTSCTYTGKYTMWQYSSKGSVPGIKGNVDMNKSYF from the coding sequence ATGAGAGGATTTTTTGCAGGCCTAAAGTTTCTTTGGCGCAAACATACTGCTGTAAGAATTGTTGCAGCAGGAGTACTTGGGACTGCTACACTTGGCGCAGCAGGTGCAGGTATTTACACATTGATGCACGACGATATTCCACAGGAGGAAGAGGTTGTAGTTGAAGAGGTTGAGGTGGAAGAGGAAGCCGCAGCTGAGGATGTGTATATACCAGAATTCAAAAAGATTGTGCTCACAAGTGAATCCCTTGAAAAGGATTTAACAATCTACATTTCAGATGAGGAAGATAATGCCATTACTGGCGTACCTTTTTCAGTAAAGCTTTTGTCCGAAGAGAAGGCGAAGGATCTTCAAAGCTATATTGATAAGATTGATGAAATCAACACAGAGATTTCAGAGATGTCTGGCGAGTCAGCTCAGCAGGGAACACTGTTAGAAACTCTTCAAAATAGAAATGTTGATATTACAGTAACTGACGAAAATGGCGAAGTTGTTGAGAAGCAGAAGAGCAAAATAAAGGATGATCCTCTTTATCAGCTGTATCTTGATAAGGAAGAGGCAATCCAGTCATTTGGAATGGCTCTTAAGGATGCGGATGGTAAAGTTTACACAGATGATGACGAGGATGGCATTATTGCTGAGAAGGAGCTTGAGCCTGGTGATTACGTTGCCTGTGTAATGTATGATTTCGACAATCAGCCGCTTTATGATTCTACAAGCCTGGCTACTCAGGTAAATGTTAAAAAGAAGGTTGAGTACAAGGTTCAGAAGGAAATTACAAAGCAAATTAAGAAGGACGTTGCCGCAGAGGACAATCAGCCTAAGGAGGTTACTCCAGTTGAGGAGACTCTGAAGGACACTCAGGAGTACGTTCCTTCAAGCAAAGCAGAAAATGGAAGTGCTGTAAAATCTATTTCTGGTGCAGATATCACAGCTCCAAAGAGCACGGCAAGTGCAAGCAAGGCAACGAAGAAAGATGGCGCAAAGACATCTGTAACTCATGAGGTTAAGGTAGCTGCCAAGGAACATAAAATCACTGTAAAAGATATTTACTATGATGAGGCTGCAACTTCAGTTACAAAAGAGGAAACAAGATCTTCAGAAGTGAAGGCTGTTGGAGTTGCCTATGAATATGCTCCACAAACCATTGATGGATATGAATGCATTGAAAAGATCAATGAAAAGGGAACTGTTGCAGATAAAGATATCGAAGTAGTCTTTAAATATAAAAAGGTAAAGACAGCGGCTGAAAAGAAGGCAGAAGAGGAGAAGAAAAAGCAGGAAGAAGAGGAAAAGAAGAAGGCGGAGGAAGAGAAAAACAAGCCAACTCCTAGCCCTTCACCATCTCCAAGTGCTACTCCAACTCCAGAAGCCACTCCGGAGCCAACACCTACTCCAGAGCCAACTGCTACTCCAACACCTACTCCGACTCCTACAGATGAGCCAACACCTACACCAGGTGAGGGTGATTCTGCAAAGCTTAAGGGCAGAGGTGGTCATGCTGTTAACACCAGCATTCAGTTTGTTGCTGCAAGGATTAAGAAATATGCTGCAGCTACAACAAACACCGAGAAAGCTACTTTGGATATGAGCTACTCAGGTGGAACATTTACAATCAGTGCAAGCGAGAATGTAAGTGCTGTTAAGGTAAATGGTACTGATGTTGCAATTAGCGGTGGAAAGGGAACTTTCACAGCTACAAAGGATGGAGATTACAAGCTTACAGGTCTTGCAACCTTCTCTGATGGATATCAGGATGGTGGACTTGTTGTAGTTTATACAGTGTCTGGTTATGGTTCGGCATCAACAGACCAGCTCAAAGACAAGGAAGGAAATGCATTATTCCTTGATGAGGGATTGACAAAGCCAGCTACAGTTGCTGACTATGGCAAGGATAAGAAATATTACTACAGAAGTTCAACCTTTGCATATTATGGATGGCAGACACTTGATGGAGCAAGCTATTACTTTGACAAGAATGGTAACAAGGTTACTGGTGAGCAGGTTATCCAGGGTGTAAAATACAATTTTGGCCCAGACGGAGCGCTCCTTGTAAAGGGAAATGGTATTGATGTTTCAAAATATCAGGGAAATATTGATTGGAATGCTGCTAAGTCGGCAGTCAGCTTCGCGATTATTCGCTGTGGTTACCGTGGACAGAATGATGGACAGCTCCATGAGGATCCATATTTCTACAAGAATATGAAGGGCGCAAAGGCTGCAGGAGTTGCAACAGGTATTTACATTTTCTCAAGAGCATTAAATGAAGCTGAGGCTGTTCAGGAAGCTTCAATGGCTGTTGCTATGGCGAACAAAGCAGGAGGATGTGCTTATCCAATTTACATCGATATGGAGGACACAACCAGAGGCCAGCACAACCTTTCAAATGCTCAGCGAGTTGCTATCGTAAATGCATTTGTATCAACAGTTCAGTCATCTGGCTACAAAGCAGGTTTATACTGCAGCAAGAACTGGATGACAAAGCGAATGGATGCAGGTTCAATTAGCGGTAGCTGCTACATTTGGATTGCTCAGTATAATACAAGCTGCACTTACACTGGCAAATATACAATGTGGCAATATTCAAGCAAGGGTTCCGTACCAGGTATAAAAGGGAACGTAGATATGAATAAGTCGTACTTCTAG
- the rfbC gene encoding dTDP-4-dehydrorhamnose 3,5-epimerase, translating to MAITVEKNVNGIEGLCVITPKVFGDDRGYFMETYNENDMKAEGLDYVFVQDNQSASKKGVLRGLHFQKNFPQDKLVRVIKGEVYDVAVDLREGSKTFGKHYGILLSEENKKQFMIPKGFAHGFLVVSEYAEFCYKVTDFYHPNDEGGLAFDDPDINVQWPIPEGMTKEDLILSDKDKVNASFKAYCEEHGI from the coding sequence ATGGCAATTACAGTTGAAAAAAATGTTAATGGTATTGAAGGCCTTTGCGTCATCACTCCAAAGGTATTTGGTGATGACAGAGGTTACTTCATGGAAACTTATAATGAGAATGATATGAAGGCAGAGGGATTGGACTATGTATTTGTTCAGGATAATCAGTCTGCAAGCAAGAAGGGCGTACTTCGTGGCCTTCATTTCCAGAAGAATTTTCCACAGGATAAGCTCGTTCGTGTAATCAAGGGCGAGGTTTATGACGTGGCTGTTGACCTTCGTGAAGGTTCAAAGACTTTTGGTAAGCACTATGGAATTCTTCTTTCAGAGGAGAACAAGAAGCAGTTCATGATTCCAAAGGGATTTGCTCATGGTTTCTTAGTAGTCAGCGAATATGCTGAGTTCTGCTACAAGGTTACTGATTTCTATCATCCAAATGATGAGGGTGGTCTTGCATTTGATGACCCAGATATCAATGTTCAGTGGCCAATTCCAGAGGGAATGACAAAGGAAGATTTGATTCTTTCTGATAAGGATAAGGTAAACGCAAGCTTTAAGGCATATTGCGAGGAACACGGTATTTAA